From a region of the Apis mellifera strain DH4 linkage group LG2, Amel_HAv3.1, whole genome shotgun sequence genome:
- the LOC551688 gene encoding band 7 protein AGAP004871 isoform X4, with product MVRYGCAKTDSGGVECFVEFKESSVARGETKIGATTRFVELLATIGSFLLVLVTLPFSLCFTFKVVQEYERAVVFRMGRLKGAAYGPGTFFVMPCVDNCVRVDLRTVSFDVPPQEVLTKDSVTVSVDAVVYYRIKEPLNAVIKIANYSHSTRLLAASTLRTVLGTRNLAEILSERETISHTMQTSLDEATEPWGVKVERVEIKDVRLPVQLQRAMATEAEAAREARAKVIAAEGEMLASRALKEASDVISTSPAALQLRYLQTLSNISAEKNSTIIFPLPVEFLTPFFNRSSSSQIEGQGNGTESGEQGCAGRLTTRPHVHSNGNVATK from the exons ATGGTACGCTACGGATGCGCGAAAACCGACAGCGGTGGAGTCGAGTGCTTCGTCGAGTTCA AGGAATCGTCGGTGGCACGAGGCGAGACGAAGATCGGAGCTACGACTAGATTCGTCGAGTTGTTGGCAACTATAGGCTCGTTCCTGCTGGTGCTCGTTACGTTGCCCTTCTCGCTCTGCTTCACCTTCAAAGTCGTGCAAGAGTACGAGAGGGCCGTCGTGTTCAGAATGGGACGGCTGAAAGGCGCCGCTTATGGACCAG GCACGTTTTTCGTGATGCCATGCGTGGACAACTGCGTGCGCGTCGATCTGAGGACGGTCTCGTTCGACGTGCCTCCGCAAGAAGTTCTCACCAAGGATTCCGTGACGGTGAGCGTGGACGCGGTCGTCTATTATCGCATAAAGGAGCCGTTGAACGCCGTAATCAAGATAGCCAATTACAG CCACTCGACTCGGCTACTGGCTGCCAGCACGTTGCGAACGGTGCTTGGGACGAGAAACTTGGCCGAAATTCTCTCGGAACGTGAAACCATTTCCCACACCATGCAAACCTCACTCGACGAAGCCACGGAGCCCTGGGGTGTCAAGGTCGAACGCGTTGAAAt AAAGGACGTTCGGCTTCCGGTGCAGCTGCAACGAGCCATGGCCACGGAGGCAGAAGCCGCAAGGGAGGCTCGGGCCAAAGTGATCGCGGCGGAAGGGGAGATGCTGGCTTCCCGTGCCCTGAAAGAGGCCAGTGATGTCATTTCCACTAGTCCAGCCGCTCTTCAG CTAAGGTATCTGCAAACGTTGAGCAACATATCCGCGGAGAAGAACTCGACCATCATCTTTCCGTTGCCGGTCGAATTCTTGACACCGTTCTTCAACCGTAGCTCGTCGAGCCAGATCGAGGGCCAGGGGAATGGAACGGAATCAGGGGAGCAGGGATGCGCGGGCCGGCTTACGACTCGGCCTCACGTTCACTCGAACGGAAACGTGGCGACTAAGTGA
- the LOC551688 gene encoding band 7 protein AGAP004871 isoform X2, with protein MRHEESSVARGETKIGATTRFVELLATIGSFLLVLVTLPFSLCFTFKVVQEYERAVVFRMGRLKGAAYGPGTFFVMPCVDNCVRVDLRTVSFDVPPQEVLTKDSVTVSVDAVVYYRIKEPLNAVIKIANYSHSTRLLAASTLRTVLGTRNLAEILSERETISHTMQTSLDEATEPWGVKVERVEIKDVRLPVQLQRAMATEAEAAREARAKVIAAEGEMLASRALKEASDVISTSPAALQLRYLQTLSNISAEKNSTIIFPLPVEFLTPFFNRSSSSQIEGQGNGTESGEQGCAGRLTTRPHVHSNGNVATK; from the exons ATGCGACATG AGGAATCGTCGGTGGCACGAGGCGAGACGAAGATCGGAGCTACGACTAGATTCGTCGAGTTGTTGGCAACTATAGGCTCGTTCCTGCTGGTGCTCGTTACGTTGCCCTTCTCGCTCTGCTTCACCTTCAAAGTCGTGCAAGAGTACGAGAGGGCCGTCGTGTTCAGAATGGGACGGCTGAAAGGCGCCGCTTATGGACCAG GCACGTTTTTCGTGATGCCATGCGTGGACAACTGCGTGCGCGTCGATCTGAGGACGGTCTCGTTCGACGTGCCTCCGCAAGAAGTTCTCACCAAGGATTCCGTGACGGTGAGCGTGGACGCGGTCGTCTATTATCGCATAAAGGAGCCGTTGAACGCCGTAATCAAGATAGCCAATTACAG CCACTCGACTCGGCTACTGGCTGCCAGCACGTTGCGAACGGTGCTTGGGACGAGAAACTTGGCCGAAATTCTCTCGGAACGTGAAACCATTTCCCACACCATGCAAACCTCACTCGACGAAGCCACGGAGCCCTGGGGTGTCAAGGTCGAACGCGTTGAAAt AAAGGACGTTCGGCTTCCGGTGCAGCTGCAACGAGCCATGGCCACGGAGGCAGAAGCCGCAAGGGAGGCTCGGGCCAAAGTGATCGCGGCGGAAGGGGAGATGCTGGCTTCCCGTGCCCTGAAAGAGGCCAGTGATGTCATTTCCACTAGTCCAGCCGCTCTTCAG CTAAGGTATCTGCAAACGTTGAGCAACATATCCGCGGAGAAGAACTCGACCATCATCTTTCCGTTGCCGGTCGAATTCTTGACACCGTTCTTCAACCGTAGCTCGTCGAGCCAGATCGAGGGCCAGGGGAATGGAACGGAATCAGGGGAGCAGGGATGCGCGGGCCGGCTTACGACTCGGCCTCACGTTCACTCGAACGGAAACGTGGCGACTAAGTGA
- the LOC551688 gene encoding band 7 protein AGAP004871 isoform X1 → MLFDLWIRNRPPSTTHGAFKHSSSTNPSDQDGSTFAVRRESMVPTDGVDPSDDVRDVDSETEESSVARGETKIGATTRFVELLATIGSFLLVLVTLPFSLCFTFKVVQEYERAVVFRMGRLKGAAYGPGTFFVMPCVDNCVRVDLRTVSFDVPPQEVLTKDSVTVSVDAVVYYRIKEPLNAVIKIANYSHSTRLLAASTLRTVLGTRNLAEILSERETISHTMQTSLDEATEPWGVKVERVEIKDVRLPVQLQRAMATEAEAAREARAKVIAAEGEMLASRALKEASDVISTSPAALQLRYLQTLSNISAEKNSTIIFPLPVEFLTPFFNRSSSSQIEGQGNGTESGEQGCAGRLTTRPHVHSNGNVATK, encoded by the exons ATGTTGTTCGATTTATGGATCCGAAACCGTCCACCATCAACGACACACGGCGCTTTCAAGCATAGTTCGAGTACTAATCCGAGTGACCAAGATGGCTCAACTTTCGCAGTAAGAAGGGAATCGATGGTCCCCACAGATGGCGTTGACCCGTCAGATGACGTTCGAGACGTCGACTCG GAAACAGAGGAATCGTCGGTGGCACGAGGCGAGACGAAGATCGGAGCTACGACTAGATTCGTCGAGTTGTTGGCAACTATAGGCTCGTTCCTGCTGGTGCTCGTTACGTTGCCCTTCTCGCTCTGCTTCACCTTCAAAGTCGTGCAAGAGTACGAGAGGGCCGTCGTGTTCAGAATGGGACGGCTGAAAGGCGCCGCTTATGGACCAG GCACGTTTTTCGTGATGCCATGCGTGGACAACTGCGTGCGCGTCGATCTGAGGACGGTCTCGTTCGACGTGCCTCCGCAAGAAGTTCTCACCAAGGATTCCGTGACGGTGAGCGTGGACGCGGTCGTCTATTATCGCATAAAGGAGCCGTTGAACGCCGTAATCAAGATAGCCAATTACAG CCACTCGACTCGGCTACTGGCTGCCAGCACGTTGCGAACGGTGCTTGGGACGAGAAACTTGGCCGAAATTCTCTCGGAACGTGAAACCATTTCCCACACCATGCAAACCTCACTCGACGAAGCCACGGAGCCCTGGGGTGTCAAGGTCGAACGCGTTGAAAt AAAGGACGTTCGGCTTCCGGTGCAGCTGCAACGAGCCATGGCCACGGAGGCAGAAGCCGCAAGGGAGGCTCGGGCCAAAGTGATCGCGGCGGAAGGGGAGATGCTGGCTTCCCGTGCCCTGAAAGAGGCCAGTGATGTCATTTCCACTAGTCCAGCCGCTCTTCAG CTAAGGTATCTGCAAACGTTGAGCAACATATCCGCGGAGAAGAACTCGACCATCATCTTTCCGTTGCCGGTCGAATTCTTGACACCGTTCTTCAACCGTAGCTCGTCGAGCCAGATCGAGGGCCAGGGGAATGGAACGGAATCAGGGGAGCAGGGATGCGCGGGCCGGCTTACGACTCGGCCTCACGTTCACTCGAACGGAAACGTGGCGACTAAGTGA
- the LOC551688 gene encoding band 7 protein AAEL010189 isoform X3, with the protein MGRLKGAAYGPGTFFVMPCVDNCVRVDLRTVSFDVPPQEVLTKDSVTVSVDAVVYYRIKEPLNAVIKIANYSHSTRLLAASTLRTVLGTRNLAEILSERETISHTMQTSLDEATEPWGVKVERVEIKDVRLPVQLQRAMATEAEAAREARAKVIAAEGEMLASRALKEASDVISTSPAALQLRYLQTLSNISAEKNSTIIFPLPVEFLTPFFNRSSSSQIEGQGNGTESGEQGCAGRLTTRPHVHSNGNVATK; encoded by the exons ATGGGACGGCTGAAAGGCGCCGCTTATGGACCAG GCACGTTTTTCGTGATGCCATGCGTGGACAACTGCGTGCGCGTCGATCTGAGGACGGTCTCGTTCGACGTGCCTCCGCAAGAAGTTCTCACCAAGGATTCCGTGACGGTGAGCGTGGACGCGGTCGTCTATTATCGCATAAAGGAGCCGTTGAACGCCGTAATCAAGATAGCCAATTACAG CCACTCGACTCGGCTACTGGCTGCCAGCACGTTGCGAACGGTGCTTGGGACGAGAAACTTGGCCGAAATTCTCTCGGAACGTGAAACCATTTCCCACACCATGCAAACCTCACTCGACGAAGCCACGGAGCCCTGGGGTGTCAAGGTCGAACGCGTTGAAAt AAAGGACGTTCGGCTTCCGGTGCAGCTGCAACGAGCCATGGCCACGGAGGCAGAAGCCGCAAGGGAGGCTCGGGCCAAAGTGATCGCGGCGGAAGGGGAGATGCTGGCTTCCCGTGCCCTGAAAGAGGCCAGTGATGTCATTTCCACTAGTCCAGCCGCTCTTCAG CTAAGGTATCTGCAAACGTTGAGCAACATATCCGCGGAGAAGAACTCGACCATCATCTTTCCGTTGCCGGTCGAATTCTTGACACCGTTCTTCAACCGTAGCTCGTCGAGCCAGATCGAGGGCCAGGGGAATGGAACGGAATCAGGGGAGCAGGGATGCGCGGGCCGGCTTACGACTCGGCCTCACGTTCACTCGAACGGAAACGTGGCGACTAAGTGA